From Novipirellula galeiformis, the proteins below share one genomic window:
- the mqnE gene encoding aminofutalosine synthase MqnE, translated as MITKEREARFREIRDKVEAEQRLSLDDGIFLYDPEVSLGAVGELANLVRERKNGNVGYFNINTHLNPTNVCVYRCRFCAFRSDLRDPKGYAMNDEQILQRGQEATENGCTEMHIVGGLHHQKPYEWYRHLIELLHTHYPQIHLKGWTAVEINWFEFQTKKSVRWVLEDLREAGLGSMPGGGAEIFHPEVRDQLCEHKANTHAWLDIHRTAHQIGLRTNCTMLYGHVEKAYHRIDHLIRLRDLQDETGGFQVFIPLAFHPENTKLSEIKKPSGIMDLRTMAISRLMLDNVQHIKAYWIMLGVETAQTALAYGADDIDGTVRHELIYHDAGATTPQCLSVDDIRNLISEAGREPVERDTIYRQVHRDPNDYTKWTTGESVEQIAITTS; from the coding sequence ATGATTACTAAAGAACGCGAAGCAAGGTTTCGAGAAATCCGCGACAAAGTCGAAGCGGAACAGCGGCTCTCGCTCGATGACGGCATTTTTCTTTACGATCCCGAAGTATCACTCGGCGCCGTGGGTGAACTCGCCAATTTGGTTCGCGAGCGAAAGAACGGTAACGTCGGTTACTTCAACATCAATACTCACCTAAATCCGACCAACGTGTGTGTGTATCGATGTCGGTTCTGCGCCTTCCGCAGCGATTTGCGCGACCCCAAAGGGTACGCGATGAACGACGAACAAATCTTGCAGCGCGGCCAAGAGGCGACCGAAAACGGATGTACCGAAATGCACATCGTCGGCGGGCTGCACCATCAAAAACCGTACGAGTGGTACCGTCACCTGATCGAACTGTTGCACACCCACTACCCCCAAATCCACTTAAAGGGCTGGACCGCCGTGGAGATCAATTGGTTTGAGTTCCAAACCAAGAAATCGGTTCGCTGGGTGCTCGAAGATTTACGTGAAGCGGGACTCGGCAGCATGCCAGGCGGCGGGGCCGAGATCTTTCATCCCGAAGTGCGTGACCAACTGTGCGAACACAAAGCCAACACGCACGCTTGGTTGGACATCCACCGCACCGCCCATCAAATTGGGTTACGCACCAATTGCACGATGCTGTACGGGCATGTCGAGAAGGCATACCACCGAATCGACCATTTGATCCGCCTGCGTGATTTGCAAGATGAAACGGGTGGCTTCCAAGTCTTCATCCCGTTAGCATTTCATCCCGAAAACACCAAGTTGTCCGAGATCAAAAAACCATCGGGCATTATGGACCTAAGAACCATGGCAATCAGCCGGTTGATGCTCGACAACGTCCAGCACATCAAGGCGTACTGGATCATGTTAGGGGTCGAGACCGCGCAAACCGCATTGGCCTACGGAGCGGACGACATCGACGGTACCGTTCGCCATGAACTGATTTATCACGACGCTGGAGCGACAACACCACAATGTTTGTCGGTCGACGATATTCGCAACTTGATCAGCGAAGCCGGGCGTGAGCCGGTCGAGCGTGATACAATCTACCGCCAAGTACACCGAGATCCCAACGACTACACAAAGTGGACGACGGGAGAATCGGTGGAACAAATTGCGATCACCACCTCCTAA
- a CDS encoding class II aldolase/adducin family protein, with product MTNHRNLAHPRDEIMHTMQRIYRYRMTTTSGGNLSIRESNGDIWITPARVDKGNLTRRDIICVRADGTVDGPHPPSSEFPFHKAIYEARPDLQAIVHAHPVALVAFSICGQTPDTRIFHQAHSVCGKPGFAPYALPGSERLGKNIADTFGDGCNSVILENHGVVVGGDSMSQAFQRFEALEFTGKTIIKGNQLDRVSYLSDEKLAQVQQRQVDFDSFVPGEASANEKERRRELCEFIRRGCRQRLLISTEGSFSARIDSDSFVITPSQQDREGLEIEDLVLVKGLAAEQGKMPSRATLAHRSIYAAHPEVNAVVFAHPVNATAFSVTDSAFDTRTIPESYVFLHDVARVPYGVQYQSDGEIANFVSLKSPTAILTNDGVLVAGTSVLDAFDRLEVLESTAEAVINAKAIGDVNAMPDEVIEELRNAFGMN from the coding sequence ATGACGAACCATCGCAACCTTGCCCATCCACGTGACGAGATCATGCACACGATGCAGCGAATTTATCGCTATCGCATGACAACCACCTCGGGCGGCAACCTATCCATCCGGGAATCCAACGGCGACATTTGGATCACGCCAGCCCGTGTGGACAAAGGAAATCTGACCCGACGCGACATCATCTGCGTCCGCGCCGACGGAACCGTCGATGGTCCCCATCCCCCATCATCCGAATTCCCGTTTCACAAAGCGATCTACGAAGCGCGGCCTGATCTGCAAGCGATCGTTCACGCCCATCCCGTTGCACTGGTCGCGTTCAGCATCTGTGGGCAAACGCCCGACACCCGGATTTTCCATCAAGCCCACAGCGTGTGTGGGAAACCTGGCTTCGCGCCTTATGCGCTGCCCGGCAGCGAGCGGTTAGGGAAAAACATTGCTGACACCTTCGGCGACGGTTGCAATAGTGTGATCCTGGAGAACCATGGCGTTGTCGTCGGAGGTGATTCGATGTCCCAGGCGTTTCAACGCTTCGAAGCGCTCGAATTCACGGGCAAAACGATCATCAAGGGCAACCAGCTTGATCGGGTATCGTACTTGAGCGATGAAAAACTGGCACAGGTTCAGCAGCGCCAGGTTGACTTCGATTCCTTCGTCCCTGGTGAAGCTTCCGCGAATGAAAAAGAACGACGGCGCGAGTTGTGTGAATTCATCCGGCGCGGTTGTCGCCAACGACTGTTGATCAGTACCGAGGGGAGCTTTTCAGCTCGGATCGACTCCGACTCATTCGTGATCACCCCGTCCCAACAAGATCGCGAAGGACTCGAAATCGAGGACTTGGTGTTAGTCAAAGGCTTAGCAGCGGAGCAGGGCAAGATGCCGAGTCGCGCCACATTAGCCCACCGATCGATCTACGCGGCACACCCCGAGGTCAACGCCGTCGTCTTCGCTCATCCCGTTAACGCGACGGCATTTAGCGTCACCGACTCTGCCTTTGACACGCGCACGATTCCGGAAAGTTACGTTTTTCTGCATGATGTCGCCCGCGTTCCCTACGGCGTTCAATACCAATCCGATGGCGAGATCGCCAACTTCGTTTCGCTGAAATCGCCCACCGCGATTCTCACCAATGATGGAGTGCTGGTCGCGGGAACCAGCGTGCTGGACGCGTTCGATCGCCTAGAGGTGCTGGAATCCACAGCCGAAGCGGTCATTAACGCCAAGGCGATTGGCGACGTCAACGCGATGCCGGACGAAGTCATTGAAGAACTTCGCAACGCATTCGGGATGAACTAA
- a CDS encoding ABC transporter ATP-binding protein — MTLSITVNDLSKHYKLGLTHAGSIRELTNGMVRRVFHRSPPDKSTVLDESRVEDGHFWALKDVSFDVGQGEAVGIIGKNGAGKSTLLKILSQITRPTTGRAVLHGRVASLLEVGTGFHPELTGRENVYLNGTILGMRKREINRQLDSIVDFAGVEKFLDTPVKRYSSGMTVRLGFAVAAHLDPEILIVDEVLAVGDAEFQKRCIKKMQNVAESGKTVLFVSHNMAAIRNLCSHSILLQNGRLVANGATEYVLGQYLSQGSQQQEIHWRAKDSDCAGADAAVLEMRIGTKNERRSEYFSGESIPLAFRVKISAESNQVDFGVELRDMHGSVLFRSYLNDAAPFPVSIGTHVYETEIPANLLNAGSYRVSPLVYVRRRVASAEEMPTLHFQVSLQYPNRERWQRSRMGTIAPVLTWNQSSDSSQDSFKYEQV; from the coding sequence ATGACCCTGTCGATCACCGTCAACGATCTCAGTAAACATTACAAGCTTGGGCTCACGCACGCTGGCTCAATCCGCGAATTGACCAACGGCATGGTTCGGCGTGTGTTTCACCGGAGTCCGCCCGATAAGTCGACGGTGCTAGATGAATCCCGTGTGGAAGACGGACATTTCTGGGCACTCAAAGACGTTTCATTCGATGTTGGCCAGGGGGAGGCTGTCGGCATCATCGGAAAGAATGGAGCTGGTAAGAGTACGCTGCTGAAGATTCTCAGCCAGATCACCCGTCCGACTACAGGGCGGGCTGTACTGCATGGTCGCGTTGCCAGCTTGCTGGAGGTCGGCACCGGATTTCATCCGGAGTTAACCGGACGCGAGAACGTCTATTTGAATGGAACCATCCTGGGCATGAGGAAGCGGGAAATCAATCGCCAGCTTGACAGCATTGTCGACTTCGCCGGCGTGGAGAAATTTCTAGATACACCGGTAAAACGTTATAGCAGTGGTATGACGGTACGCCTGGGCTTTGCCGTTGCCGCGCACCTTGATCCAGAGATATTGATTGTCGATGAAGTCCTCGCAGTCGGTGACGCCGAATTCCAGAAACGTTGCATCAAAAAAATGCAGAACGTTGCCGAATCGGGAAAGACGGTATTGTTTGTGAGTCACAACATGGCTGCGATCAGGAATCTTTGTTCACATTCCATACTCTTGCAGAACGGAAGACTCGTTGCCAATGGTGCGACGGAATACGTGCTTGGGCAATACCTTTCGCAGGGCTCTCAACAACAGGAAATTCACTGGCGAGCCAAAGATAGCGATTGCGCAGGTGCGGACGCAGCGGTTCTCGAAATGCGAATTGGTACGAAAAACGAACGCAGGAGTGAATATTTCAGTGGCGAATCAATTCCATTAGCGTTCCGCGTCAAAATCTCAGCAGAAAGCAACCAGGTAGATTTTGGTGTCGAATTGAGAGACATGCATGGAAGTGTTCTATTCCGAAGTTACCTGAATGACGCTGCGCCGTTTCCTGTCAGCATTGGCACCCACGTCTATGAAACAGAAATCCCAGCCAACCTGCTCAACGCCGGTAGTTACCGCGTATCGCCTCTAGTTTACGTTCGACGACGCGTGGCTTCGGCAGAGGAAATGCCCACGCTCCATTTTCAAGTCTCATTGCAATATCCCAATAGAGAGCGTTGGCAGCGTTCAAGGATGGGAACCATTGCACCGGTGTTGACTTGGAACCAAAGTAGTGACTCGTCGCAAGACAGCTTCAAATATGAACAAGTTTAA
- a CDS encoding glycosyltransferase family 4 protein — translation MSGQHVVYGFLRPTARWMLPEHSITVLHYESEQPPFDLLDAGVQTRVVSNQYRDWVRRAWWELRNFGSVSREIGADVVLSVSGAVTPGCPVPQAVLCQNPWCYIPQAQFGWQQRFKARLQRLGYAKAFRNADMMIYLSGHLRSLYQKGNPGVTENRADIANVGLNQDTFDTASEMSDAQREPFSILSVSAMAPWKGAETLVEAVHRLHQRSIPATLKFVGPWPVESYHQRIKSLIAAHSLDDHVQILGKVSDEELHRLYATSRVFSLMSCCESFGIPAAEAMAFGTPIVSTNCCAIAEICEGAGRFGTYDDPEWTANALESALVNDTQWKTWSDVARSNASRLDWQTCAKAFQQIPGLVKH, via the coding sequence ATGAGTGGCCAACATGTGGTGTACGGTTTTTTGAGACCTACAGCACGTTGGATGCTTCCGGAGCATTCGATCACCGTACTTCATTACGAAAGCGAGCAACCGCCTTTCGATCTCTTGGACGCAGGCGTGCAAACGAGAGTCGTATCGAATCAATATCGTGATTGGGTGCGTCGAGCGTGGTGGGAACTGAGAAACTTTGGTTCGGTTAGCAGAGAAATCGGTGCCGATGTGGTACTAAGCGTCTCGGGGGCCGTCACCCCAGGCTGCCCAGTGCCGCAAGCGGTGCTTTGCCAGAACCCATGGTGCTATATTCCACAAGCTCAATTCGGGTGGCAGCAACGCTTCAAGGCGCGTCTGCAACGACTCGGCTACGCTAAAGCGTTCCGCAACGCAGATATGATGATCTATCTCTCCGGTCACCTACGCTCTCTGTATCAAAAAGGGAATCCGGGCGTCACCGAAAATCGAGCCGACATCGCGAACGTCGGACTCAACCAAGATACGTTTGATACGGCCAGCGAAATGAGCGATGCCCAACGGGAGCCATTCTCAATTCTGTCTGTATCAGCAATGGCACCTTGGAAGGGTGCCGAGACCCTAGTCGAAGCGGTTCATCGACTTCACCAAAGGTCGATTCCAGCAACATTAAAATTTGTTGGTCCTTGGCCAGTCGAAAGCTATCACCAGAGAATCAAGTCGCTTATCGCGGCTCATTCGCTCGACGATCATGTTCAGATTTTGGGCAAAGTCAGCGATGAAGAACTTCATCGACTGTATGCAACAAGCCGTGTTTTCAGTTTAATGAGCTGCTGTGAATCCTTTGGTATTCCTGCGGCGGAAGCGATGGCGTTTGGGACCCCGATCGTCAGCACGAACTGCTGTGCGATTGCGGAGATATGCGAAGGTGCTGGACGATTCGGCACTTACGATGATCCCGAATGGACCGCCAACGCTCTGGAATCGGCACTCGTGAACGATACCCAGTGGAAAACGTGGTCCGACGTCGCACGCTCAAACGCCTCCCGCTTAGACTGGCAAACTTGCGCGAAAGCGTTCCAGCAAATTCCCGGACTAGTGAAGCATTGA
- a CDS encoding O-antigen ligase family protein, producing MKTIALLLRQLSLWASACILTALPCVVAFDYGGIHPWAQWASGVAVLVAGVLALPSIMDREIQGGPRFHWLAIVLLGWAAFAWFQTLPLPGSLVSILSPGSAAAYTTWLDPILGPQSDGTAGRSSMHPISIDPASSRHTLAMLLVVATLAWTSATVFQNRKRLVLLLAGLAAGAAVHAGLGIFLLISPESDLLGMNSIDLGIHFAAFINRNNAALMMNIGVGASLGALAWRLSALIGTEVDDENFEVNDLISLASDRDSSVAVISLVLCTAALLVCGSRGGLVSAVIGLTLALGWIRARRGTTTIPVIIAIISIAVAMLIVPFNLDLTSLNRMELFSDQDESTLLNDGRIPLWSDSIAAAITYLPTGSGLGTFADAHLTQLAQSSDGWAHHADNLWLEMFTEQGIPGVIFISVLLVGMILSLNKLDDSPDPVDHGLRVAGWYILGSLAVSQFFDMGLIIPANLIACAIILSVIATRGIMVLPSTPDARVRGNELQTPDSVGNEGNENDESENAENEELPSAALPIARKPRIRFQAQKSPLPPIAVACIVFLPSLWAYRVLQSDAHIDSLTQTAQGMLNQSGPEPEQLESVLAPLESLAKQTASPIVFRILSDIHFQLARYDEVLQGSPQTTAQLRSLYLQTAPAVRRLKWHRSNASLATKPSSSGVSHAVGVEHEEAEKEIVSPQPLSPHYAASLQHAESELRVRPLSREARTASLYLDFVYTDPTRTRAILNQLCTLYGTNSTALRQLAQLSLDSYELELGVTYLKQLLERQPSQTAAALKMLEAYPELSLSSVVPPSPVNYRAAAKYLNTRPAPDLVFLSQALDGLGCDQSETISERASCEELWADTAYVLKRYQESFAGYERAIRLDAKNVALRLKLITRLGAQHQRAKALSEARNAKRLFPDEERFDGLIEQMANRP from the coding sequence ATGAAAACAATCGCTCTCCTTCTACGCCAGTTATCGCTTTGGGCATCCGCATGCATTCTGACCGCGCTGCCCTGTGTGGTCGCGTTTGACTACGGCGGCATCCATCCCTGGGCTCAATGGGCTTCCGGGGTCGCGGTGCTGGTTGCGGGCGTTCTAGCATTACCCTCGATCATGGACCGAGAAATTCAAGGGGGACCTCGTTTTCACTGGTTGGCGATCGTGTTGCTTGGCTGGGCCGCGTTTGCTTGGTTTCAAACGTTGCCGCTGCCTGGATCACTAGTCAGCATTCTCAGTCCCGGTTCCGCCGCCGCCTACACTACTTGGCTCGATCCAATCTTAGGGCCGCAGAGCGATGGCACCGCCGGACGATCATCGATGCACCCAATTTCGATCGATCCCGCCAGTTCGCGGCATACGCTGGCGATGCTATTGGTGGTCGCCACCTTGGCATGGACCTCCGCGACCGTATTTCAAAATCGCAAGCGACTGGTGCTGCTGTTGGCCGGACTCGCCGCCGGGGCTGCCGTCCACGCCGGACTGGGCATTTTCCTACTGATTAGCCCTGAATCCGATTTACTGGGAATGAATTCGATCGATCTTGGCATTCATTTCGCCGCCTTTATCAATCGCAACAACGCGGCGTTGATGATGAATATTGGTGTTGGGGCCAGTTTGGGAGCGCTCGCATGGCGACTGTCTGCGTTGATTGGAACGGAAGTCGATGACGAGAACTTCGAAGTCAACGACCTCATTTCGCTCGCCAGCGACCGGGATTCAAGTGTCGCAGTGATCAGCTTGGTGCTGTGCACCGCCGCGCTACTGGTCTGTGGATCGCGAGGTGGATTAGTCAGCGCCGTGATTGGCTTGACGCTCGCGCTGGGTTGGATCCGTGCGCGACGTGGCACGACCACGATTCCAGTAATCATTGCCATCATCTCCATTGCCGTGGCAATGTTGATTGTCCCATTCAACCTCGATTTGACATCGCTGAATCGAATGGAATTGTTTTCGGACCAGGACGAATCGACCCTGCTCAACGATGGTCGAATCCCACTCTGGAGCGACAGCATTGCTGCAGCGATCACGTACCTGCCGACAGGAAGCGGATTGGGGACGTTCGCCGACGCACACCTCACGCAACTTGCTCAAAGCAGCGACGGATGGGCACATCATGCCGACAATCTGTGGCTGGAGATGTTTACCGAGCAGGGGATCCCAGGAGTTATTTTCATCAGTGTCTTGCTGGTGGGGATGATCCTTTCGCTAAACAAATTAGACGATTCCCCGGACCCAGTGGATCACGGGTTGCGGGTTGCGGGTTGGTACATTCTCGGCTCGCTTGCCGTTTCTCAGTTCTTTGACATGGGGCTGATCATCCCCGCCAATTTAATCGCCTGTGCGATCATTTTGTCCGTCATCGCCACGCGAGGCATCATGGTGCTCCCCAGCACCCCGGACGCCCGAGTCCGGGGCAACGAACTGCAAACGCCAGACAGTGTAGGCAACGAAGGCAATGAGAACGATGAATCCGAAAATGCAGAGAATGAAGAACTACCGTCCGCCGCATTGCCCATCGCACGCAAACCACGCATCCGGTTCCAAGCTCAAAAGTCGCCCTTACCTCCCATCGCGGTGGCATGCATCGTGTTTCTGCCCAGCCTATGGGCCTATCGCGTGTTGCAATCGGATGCCCACATTGACTCACTAACTCAAACGGCGCAAGGGATGCTGAACCAATCAGGCCCCGAACCCGAGCAACTCGAAAGCGTCCTCGCTCCGCTCGAATCCCTCGCCAAACAAACCGCATCACCGATAGTCTTTCGCATCCTCAGCGACATCCATTTTCAATTAGCTCGCTATGACGAGGTGTTACAGGGAAGCCCCCAAACGACTGCACAACTACGTTCGTTGTACCTACAAACCGCTCCTGCGGTGCGTCGTCTGAAGTGGCACAGGTCGAACGCGTCCCTGGCAACGAAGCCGAGCAGCAGCGGGGTCAGCCATGCTGTCGGCGTGGAACACGAAGAGGCTGAAAAGGAAATCGTGTCCCCCCAACCACTTTCGCCGCACTATGCCGCATCATTACAACATGCCGAATCGGAGCTCCGTGTGCGACCGCTTTCCCGCGAGGCGCGGACGGCGAGTCTGTATCTCGATTTTGTGTATACGGATCCTACGCGGACGAGAGCGATCCTAAATCAACTATGCACCCTGTACGGAACGAATTCGACGGCGCTGCGTCAACTGGCCCAATTGTCTCTCGACAGTTACGAGTTGGAACTCGGGGTGACCTACCTCAAACAACTCTTAGAACGTCAACCGAGTCAAACCGCCGCGGCACTCAAGATGCTTGAAGCATACCCGGAGCTCTCGCTCTCCAGCGTCGTCCCTCCGTCGCCAGTGAATTATCGAGCTGCAGCCAAGTACCTGAACACTCGTCCCGCACCCGACCTTGTGTTTTTGAGTCAGGCGCTCGACGGACTCGGTTGTGACCAGAGCGAAACGATCTCCGAGCGAGCGAGTTGTGAAGAACTGTGGGCCGACACTGCGTACGTTTTGAAACGGTATCAAGAATCCTTTGCCGGCTACGAGCGGGCAATCCGTTTGGATGCCAAGAATGTAGCCTTGCGTCTCAAGCTGATCACGCGGCTGGGTGCGCAACACCAGCGAGCAAAGGCATTGTCGGAAGCAAGAAACGCTAAACGGCTTTTCCCCGATGAGGAACGTTTCGACGGACTCATCGAGCAAATGGCTAATCGCCCCTAG
- a CDS encoding sulfotransferase family 2 domain-containing protein, protein MTRRKTASNMNKFNFAESALIFIHIPKCGGNSFLAYMESQIPKNMLAFDLNDHSRTPELNGQPEKYDARLSEFKSMPLEERNKYAFVYGHMPQGIHKHISRPCQYVTIIREPVNRMVSLYWFARSVPNHYLHSFAQQHSLLEFAQSDASFELDNQQTRLLCNRYDCYSSDINDRVNQDDADRAIAHVMNPRNVTGILEEYQKTLRLVRHHFGFQVGPTVRRNVTRSHPSIQGLIPDEIDAIKERNRFDIQLYEAARLELHRRLDGLPRQFCLPKFLRRFLKGRSGNRVS, encoded by the coding sequence GTGACTCGTCGCAAGACAGCTTCAAATATGAACAAGTTTAACTTTGCTGAATCCGCACTCATTTTCATTCATATCCCAAAATGTGGAGGCAACTCATTTCTTGCATACATGGAATCGCAAATCCCGAAAAACATGCTGGCATTTGACCTGAATGATCATAGCCGGACACCTGAACTTAACGGCCAACCCGAAAAGTATGACGCTCGCCTATCCGAGTTCAAATCGATGCCCTTGGAAGAACGCAACAAGTATGCCTTCGTATACGGGCATATGCCGCAAGGGATTCACAAGCATATTTCCAGGCCCTGTCAGTATGTAACGATTATACGTGAGCCTGTTAACCGGATGGTTTCTCTCTACTGGTTTGCCCGTAGTGTACCGAATCACTACCTGCACAGCTTTGCTCAACAGCATTCGCTGCTTGAGTTTGCCCAATCTGATGCTTCATTTGAATTGGACAATCAACAAACACGACTCCTTTGCAATCGTTATGACTGTTACAGCTCAGATATAAATGATCGAGTCAATCAGGACGACGCCGACCGCGCTATCGCTCATGTCATGAATCCTCGAAACGTGACCGGAATTCTGGAAGAGTACCAAAAGACCCTCCGGCTTGTCCGTCATCATTTTGGATTCCAGGTTGGTCCCACCGTTAGAAGAAACGTAACCCGAAGCCACCCTTCGATCCAGGGGTTGATCCCGGACGAAATCGATGCGATCAAGGAACGAAATCGATTTGATATTCAACTGTATGAAGCGGCCAGATTAGAGCTTCATCGCAGGTTGGATGGTTTGCCACGTCAATTTTGCTTGCCGAAATTTCTACGTCGATTCTTGAA
- a CDS encoding ABC transporter permease, producing the protein MSSSAPLTDAKKPDASPSERKDIDSPESPKSSTHDLVTVIEPPSSWFALNLVEVWRYRDLLLLLMWRDISARFRQSVVGYGWAILRPLVTALIYTLVFSVFVRIETDVPYPIFAFAGLIPWMYFSGTLSAVTGSIVGGGALLKKVYFPRLVLPLATVGVGLVELVLQLIVLAGLMVFYQYIPGWPILCLPVFVFVTILTALAFGIWFTALNVKYRDVGMAIPFLIQIWMYLCPIIYPISAVPEAWRPIYALNPMVGVVEGFRWSVLGSAPPNFLLLGLSSAISLGILLLGIVWFRKVETTFADVI; encoded by the coding sequence TTGTCCTCCTCCGCCCCACTTACCGACGCGAAAAAACCGGACGCCAGCCCGTCCGAGCGGAAAGACATCGATTCGCCCGAGTCTCCGAAGTCATCGACTCATGACCTAGTGACGGTAATTGAACCGCCATCCAGCTGGTTTGCGCTCAACCTTGTCGAGGTCTGGAGATACAGGGACTTGCTCCTGTTGTTGATGTGGCGGGATATTTCGGCGAGATTTCGCCAAAGCGTCGTCGGTTATGGCTGGGCAATCCTGCGACCGCTCGTCACTGCATTGATCTATACGCTTGTGTTCAGCGTTTTCGTACGAATCGAAACCGATGTCCCATACCCTATCTTTGCTTTTGCAGGATTGATTCCCTGGATGTACTTCTCAGGGACATTAAGTGCCGTGACCGGAAGTATCGTGGGTGGCGGGGCGCTGTTGAAAAAGGTTTACTTTCCGCGTCTCGTACTTCCGCTGGCCACCGTCGGTGTCGGACTCGTGGAACTTGTACTTCAATTGATCGTCCTTGCCGGGCTGATGGTCTTCTACCAATACATCCCCGGCTGGCCGATACTATGCCTGCCTGTGTTTGTTTTCGTGACAATCTTAACAGCACTCGCATTCGGCATTTGGTTTACCGCGCTCAACGTGAAGTACCGCGATGTGGGGATGGCAATTCCATTTCTAATACAAATTTGGATGTACCTTTGTCCCATCATTTACCCCATCTCAGCTGTCCCCGAAGCTTGGCGACCAATCTATGCGTTGAACCCGATGGTCGGGGTTGTTGAAGGATTCCGCTGGTCGGTATTGGGAAGCGCCCCGCCCAACTTTCTCCTGCTGGGACTCTCCTCCGCGATCTCGCTAGGGATCCTGCTGTTGGGCATTGTCTGGTTCCGTAAAGTGGAAACGACTTTTGCGGACGTAATTTAG
- a CDS encoding aldehyde dehydrogenase family protein has product MSTATQTKLLPEVTAFLNRGSLPAFVGGQPMPSTSGKTIATYDPGSGELLAEVHDLTPEDIDRAIDVANEAFVKQAWAKLPVNERGALLHRLADEVERRIAIFAQLESLDAGKIEAQAAGDVQNFIDTLRYFIEMGQHMNPRSTLAVKGHEAWKYRQPWGACGFIFPWNFPFLLIGWGITPALVAGNTVVIKPAEDTPLSALYLAQVATEVGIPDGVINVVTGGGATAGAALSASHKIKRMSFTGSPEVGRLVGEACGRNLVPVKLELGGKGAAVVFDDVSVEETADKLVGAITFHTGQVCCDATRWIVHEKIFDSFVNACVDRMKKIEVGYQRNGSTQMGPVVNAKQRERVLSYLEKGQAEGAKCLLEGGPATVQGYEGHYVKPALMTGSLDNIAAREEIFGPVAYLAPFKNEEEAIEMVNRTDYGLANSVWTPDLGRASRVAEAMVAGNSWINAHNVFAQGVPYGGVNKSGMGGGVLSVETLLDYYRSTSIVRPLN; this is encoded by the coding sequence ATGAGCACAGCGACTCAAACGAAGCTTTTGCCCGAAGTCACCGCCTTTCTCAACCGCGGTTCTTTGCCCGCCTTCGTGGGCGGCCAACCGATGCCATCGACCAGCGGGAAGACGATCGCGACGTACGACCCCGGGTCCGGTGAACTCCTGGCTGAAGTGCATGACTTGACACCCGAGGATATTGATCGCGCGATCGATGTCGCTAACGAAGCGTTTGTCAAACAAGCGTGGGCCAAACTTCCCGTCAACGAACGTGGCGCCCTGTTGCACCGTCTAGCGGATGAAGTCGAACGACGGATCGCCATCTTTGCTCAACTCGAGTCCCTCGATGCCGGCAAGATCGAGGCGCAAGCGGCCGGCGATGTACAAAACTTCATTGACACCCTGCGTTATTTCATTGAGATGGGTCAGCATATGAACCCACGCTCGACGCTCGCCGTGAAAGGGCACGAGGCGTGGAAGTACCGGCAACCCTGGGGCGCCTGTGGATTCATCTTTCCATGGAATTTCCCGTTCCTGTTGATCGGCTGGGGCATCACCCCGGCGCTCGTCGCGGGGAACACCGTCGTGATCAAACCCGCTGAAGATACGCCCCTCTCGGCGTTGTATCTTGCCCAGGTTGCAACCGAAGTAGGCATTCCTGATGGCGTGATCAATGTCGTCACCGGCGGCGGAGCGACCGCTGGAGCGGCTCTCTCGGCGAGCCATAAGATCAAGCGAATGTCGTTCACCGGATCGCCCGAGGTCGGCCGTTTGGTCGGTGAAGCGTGTGGCCGCAACCTCGTTCCTGTCAAACTCGAACTGGGCGGCAAGGGAGCCGCAGTGGTGTTTGATGATGTCAGTGTAGAAGAGACTGCCGACAAACTAGTCGGAGCGATCACATTCCACACCGGTCAAGTCTGTTGTGACGCCACCCGCTGGATCGTCCACGAAAAGATTTTTGATTCCTTCGTCAACGCGTGTGTTGACCGCATGAAGAAAATTGAAGTCGGCTACCAACGTAACGGATCGACCCAAATGGGCCCCGTCGTTAACGCAAAACAGCGTGAGCGAGTACTGAGTTATCTCGAAAAAGGACAAGCCGAGGGCGCAAAGTGCTTGCTCGAAGGAGGTCCTGCAACGGTACAGGGGTATGAGGGACATTACGTAAAACCGGCATTAATGACCGGATCGCTCGACAACATCGCAGCACGGGAAGAGATTTTTGGCCCGGTCGCCTATCTCGCTCCTTTCAAGAACGAAGAGGAAGCGATTGAGATGGTCAATCGCACCGATTACGGGCTCGCCAACAGCGTCTGGACGCCCGACTTAGGGAGGGCATCACGAGTGGCCGAAGCGATGGTGGCGGGCAACAGCTGGATCAACGCTCACAACGTCTTCGCCCAAGGCGTTCCCTACGGCGGCGTCAACAAGAGCGGTATGGGAGGCGGCGTATTGTCAGTCGAAACGCTGCTGGATTATTACCGCAGCACTTCAATCGTTCGCCCGCTGAACTAA